A stretch of DNA from Oharaeibacter diazotrophicus:
AGACCGACGCGCCGCGGAAGCACCGCTTGGCGCGGGTTTGCGCGGATGCTATGGAGCGGCCCATGACGAGCGCCCCGATTTCGCACATCCGCAACTTCGCCATCATCGCCCACATCGACCACGGCAAGTCGACGCTGGCCGATCGCCTGATCCAGGCGACCGGAGCGGTCAGCGACCGGGAGATGAAGGACCAGATCCTCGACTCGATGGACATCGAGCGCGAGCGCGGCATCACGATCAAGGCGCAGACGGTCCGCCTCTCCTACAAGGCGAAGAACGGCGAGACCTACACGCTCAACCTGATGGACACGCCCGGCCACGTCGACTTCGCCTACGAGGTGTCGCGCTCGCTGGCGGCCTGCGAGGGGTCGCTGCTGGTGGTCGACGCCTCCCAGGGCGTCGAGGCGCAGACGCTCGCCAACGTCTACCAGGCGATCGACAACGACCACGAGATCGTGCCGATCCTCAACAAGGTCGACCTGCCCGCCGCCGAGCCCGCGCGCGTCAAGCAGCAGATCGAGGACGTCATCGGCCTCGACGCCTCCGAGGCCGTCGAGATCTCCGCCAAGACCGGCCTCAACATCGAGGGCGTGCTGGAGGCGATCGTCAACCGCCTGCCGGCGCCGAAGGGCGATCCGGCGGCGCCGCTGAAGGCGATGCTGGTCGACAGCTGGTACGACGCCTATCTCGGCGTCGTCGTGCTGGTGCGCATCGTCGACGGCGTGCTGAAGAAGGGCCAGCGCGTCCGCATGATGCGGACCGGTGCGGTCTACGAGGTCGACCGCGTCGGCTACACCACGCCGAAGCTGGTGCTGACCGACGAGCTTTCCACCGGCGAGGTCGGCGTCATCACCGCCTCGATCAAGGAAGTCGCGGACACCGCCGTCGGCGATACCATCACCGACGAGCGCCGGCCGACGCCGGAGCCGCTGCCGGGCTTCCGGCCGGCCCAGCCGGTGGTGTTCTGCGGGCTGTTCCCGGTCGACGCCGCCGAGTTCGAGGACCTGCGCGCCGCCGTCGGCAAGCTGCGCCTCAACGACGCCAGCTTCTCCTTCGAGATGGAATCCTCCGCCGCGCTCGGTTTCGGCTTCCGCTGCGGCTTCCTCGGCCTCCTGCACCTCGAGATCATCCAGGAGCGGCTGGAGCGCGAGTTCAACCTCGACCTGATCGCGACCGCGCCGAGCGTCGTCTACAAGATGAAGCTGACCGACGGCAGCGAGATCGAGCTGCACAATCCGGCCGACATGCCGGATCCGGTCAAGATCGCCGAGATCGCCGAGCCGTGGATCCGGGCTGCGATCATGACGCCGGACGAATATCTCGGCTCGATCCTGAAACTGTGCCAGGAGCGCCGCGGCGTTCAGGTCGACCTGTCCTACGTCGGCAACCGCGCCATGGTCTCCTACGACCTGCCGCTCAACGAGGTGGTGTTCGACTTCTACGACCGCCTGAAGTCGATCTCGAAGGGCTATGCCTCGTTCGACTACCAGCTGACCGACTACAAGGTCGGCGACCTCGTCAAGATGCAGATCCTGGTCAACGCCGAGCCGGTCGACGCGCTCTCGGTGCTGGTCCACCGCAGCCAGGCCGAACGGCGCGGCCGCGCCATGTGCGAGAAGCTCAAGGACCTGATCCCGCAGCACATGTTCCAGATCCCGGTGCAGGCCGCGATCGGCGGCCGCATCATCGCCCGCGAGACCATCCGGGCGCTGCGCAAGGACGTGCTCGCCAAGTGCTACGGCGGCGACGTCACCCGCAAGCGCAAGCTGCTCGAGAAGCAGAAGGAAGGCAAGAAGCGCATGCGGCAGTTCGGCAAGGTCGAGATCCCGCAGGAAGCCTTCATCGCCGCCCTCAAGATGGACGATTGATCGGCGGGCGGATCTGTCGATTTAGCCGGCTCACGATCGCCTCGCCCGATCGTTTCCGTCGCGCTCAGGCGGTGCGCGCGATCAGGTCGCGCGCGGTCGCCTCGTCGGTGACGAGCACGTTGGCGTAGCCGCCGGTCAACATGCCGACGATGGCGGGGCCCTTGTCCGGGCCGCCGCCGACGCAGATCCGCTCCGGCACGGCCATGAAGTCGGCGAGCGGCATCACCACGTGGCGGCCGTCGAGTTCCGTGACGACCGGCCGGCCGGCGATGTCGAAGAAATGGCCGGCGACGAAACCCACCGCGCCGAGCTCGGTGTATTCCCGCAGGATCCGGTCGGACATGAAGCCGCTGTGCTCGAGCAGCGTCTCGCTGCCGAGGTGGGTGACGCCGAACAGCGTCTTGGTGCAGCTGCGCAACAGCTGGAAGTGCTGGTCGATGATCGGCTCGCGCATCAGGATCGTCTTGACCTCCGCGGTCGAGACGAGACCGGGGGCGTGCAGGTTGATGCAGCGTGCGCCGAGGCGGATCGCGATGTTCGAGGTGCAGAGTTCCGGCGAGAAGTCGTAGGTGGCGAGCGACGAGCCGGTGATCTGCGCCACCGAGGCGTTGGCGAGGCTCGCTTGGGTGATCGCCTTCGACAGCGCCATCACAGTTCGGCCCCAGGCGACGCCGAGGACGTCGCCGTCGACGACCCGGCGGTCGAGCACCCGGGCGCCGAGCCGGCCGATGCGGTGGTGCAGCGATTCCGCCGTCTCGGCCGCCGGCAGAACGAAGCACTCGCGGATGTCGAAGCGCTCGGCGACGGCGAGGCCGAGCTCGACCAGTTCGAGCCGGCCGGCGTCGACCGTGATGGTGACGACGCCTTCCTCGCGCGCCTTCTGCAACAGGTTGAACACCGAGGCGCGGGAGATGCCGAGGCGGGCGGCGATTTCGTCCTGCTTCAGGCCCTCCTCGAAGTAGAGCCACGCGGCCGCCAGCACCGGATCCATCGCCAGCTGCGCCGACGAACCGACGCTGCGCTTCACGCCCCCGGCCGCCGCGGCCGCCGCCCCGTCCCGTCTCACGTGCCCGTCTCCCGGCCGCGCCGCGCCGGTCGCGGCGGCAGATGCCGATCGTTCTAGCGGAATTCGGCGGCGCTGTCCGCGGTCAAACGTGGCATATGCCATCAGGGATGAAAAACGCCATTGACATAGGTCAACGGCTCGTGGAAATCTCCATCCAACGAAGACGCGGCGCCACGGCGGCCGCGCGGAGGAGACCCAGGGACCATGGACGACCTACGAACCGCGAGCGTGCCGCTCGCCGGCAGCCCGTGGACGCGGCTGATCGACGACGTCTCGGCCGGGCGCTGGATCAGCCCGGACACCGGCCGGCCGGCCCGTGTGCCGTTCGAGACGGTGGTGATCGCCGACAGCCTGTCCGGCCGCGAGGCCGACCTCGTCCGCGCGGTGGCACCGGCCACGCGCTACGCCGTCGTCTCCGACGAGAACACCCGCGAGGTCGCCGGCCGCGCGGTGGCCGCCGCGCTCGGCGGCGCCGCCGACGAGATCGTGCTCGACCATCCCCACGCCGACGAGGAGACGGTGCGGCGGCTGCGCGAGGCGACGCGCCACGCCGAGGTGCTGGTCGCCGTCGGCTCCGGCACCGTCAACGACCTCTGCAAATACGCCACCGCCGGCGACGGCCGCTCCTATTGCGTGTTCGGCACGGCGCCGTCGATGAACGGCTACACCTCGACCACCGCCTCGATCACGCTCGACAGCGGCCTCAAGACGACCCAGCCGGCCCACGCCGCCCGCGGCGTCTTCCTCGACCTTTCCGTCAATGCGGCGGCGCCCGGCTATCTCGTCGCCGCCGGCCTCGGCGACAGCCTCTGCCGCTCGACCGCCCAGGTCGACTGGCTGTTCTCGCACCGCCTGCTCGGCACCGCCTACTTCACCGCGCCCTACGTGCTCCAGGCCGACGACGAGGCCGCGGTGCTCGCCCGTTCCGCGGCGCTCGCCACCGGCGACCGCGAGGCGGTCGGCTACCTGCACCGCTGGCTGGCGCTGACCGGTTTCGGCATCTCGGTCGC
This window harbors:
- the lepA gene encoding translation elongation factor 4, with product MTSAPISHIRNFAIIAHIDHGKSTLADRLIQATGAVSDREMKDQILDSMDIERERGITIKAQTVRLSYKAKNGETYTLNLMDTPGHVDFAYEVSRSLAACEGSLLVVDASQGVEAQTLANVYQAIDNDHEIVPILNKVDLPAAEPARVKQQIEDVIGLDASEAVEISAKTGLNIEGVLEAIVNRLPAPKGDPAAPLKAMLVDSWYDAYLGVVVLVRIVDGVLKKGQRVRMMRTGAVYEVDRVGYTTPKLVLTDELSTGEVGVITASIKEVADTAVGDTITDERRPTPEPLPGFRPAQPVVFCGLFPVDAAEFEDLRAAVGKLRLNDASFSFEMESSAALGFGFRCGFLGLLHLEIIQERLEREFNLDLIATAPSVVYKMKLTDGSEIELHNPADMPDPVKIAEIAEPWIRAAIMTPDEYLGSILKLCQERRGVQVDLSYVGNRAMVSYDLPLNEVVFDFYDRLKSISKGYASFDYQLTDYKVGDLVKMQILVNAEPVDALSVLVHRSQAERRGRAMCEKLKDLIPQHMFQIPVQAAIGGRIIARETIRALRKDVLAKCYGGDVTRKRKLLEKQKEGKKRMRQFGKVEIPQEAFIAALKMDD
- a CDS encoding sugar-binding transcriptional regulator; the protein is MRRDGAAAAAAGGVKRSVGSSAQLAMDPVLAAAWLYFEEGLKQDEIAARLGISRASVFNLLQKAREEGVVTITVDAGRLELVELGLAVAERFDIRECFVLPAAETAESLHHRIGRLGARVLDRRVVDGDVLGVAWGRTVMALSKAITQASLANASVAQITGSSLATYDFSPELCTSNIAIRLGARCINLHAPGLVSTAEVKTILMREPIIDQHFQLLRSCTKTLFGVTHLGSETLLEHSGFMSDRILREYTELGAVGFVAGHFFDIAGRPVVTELDGRHVVMPLADFMAVPERICVGGGPDKGPAIVGMLTGGYANVLVTDEATARDLIARTA
- a CDS encoding iron-containing alcohol dehydrogenase; protein product: MDDLRTASVPLAGSPWTRLIDDVSAGRWISPDTGRPARVPFETVVIADSLSGREADLVRAVAPATRYAVVSDENTREVAGRAVAAALGGAADEIVLDHPHADEETVRRLREATRHAEVLVAVGSGTVNDLCKYATAGDGRSYCVFGTAPSMNGYTSTTASITLDSGLKTTQPAHAARGVFLDLSVNAAAPGYLVAAGLGDSLCRSTAQVDWLFSHRLLGTAYFTAPYVLQADDEAAVLARSAALATGDREAVGYLHRWLALTGFGISVAGMSHPGSMGEHQISHWIDSFAGERHPGTVHGQQVGVTSVTMARLQARILASETAPRIGPIRVDEDGIRRRYPAAAVDDCLKAAGRKALDAEAAAAFNDRLAALWPSLRAELLAVAVPADEIAAHIRAAGGGATAAEIGMDRDLYREAVRHSAEMRDRFSMLDLAAGMGILDDFIAECC